One Arvicanthis niloticus isolate mArvNil1 chromosome 3, mArvNil1.pat.X, whole genome shotgun sequence DNA segment encodes these proteins:
- the Pbk gene encoding lymphokine-activated killer T-cell-originated protein kinase, which translates to MEGINTFKTPNKLSEKRKSVLCSTPCVNIPASPFMQKLGFGTGVSVYLMKRSPRGLSHSPWAVKKINPLCDDQYRTVYQKRLTDEAKILKNLNHPNIIGYRAFTEASDGSLCLAMEYGGEKSLNDLIEERNKDSGSPFPAAVILRVALHMARGLKYLHQEKKLLHGDIKSSNVVIKGDFETIKICDVGVSLPLDENMTVTDPEACYIGTEPWKPKEALEENGIITDKADMFAFGLTLWEMMTLCIPHINLPDDDDEDATFDESDFDDEAYYAALGTRPSINMEELDESYQKVIELFCVCTNEDPKDRPSAAHIVEALELDGQCCGGLSSKHSLYGNC; encoded by the exons ATGGAAGGAATCAATACTTTTAAGACGCCAAACAAGTTATCTGAAAAAAGGAAATCTG tATTATGTTCAACTCCATGTGTAAATATCCCTGCCTCTCCATTTATGCAGAAGCTTGGCTTTGGGACTGGGGTCAGTGTTTACCTAATGAAAAG atCTCCTAGAGGGTTGTCTCATTCTCCTTGGGCTGTGAAAAAGATAAATCCTTTATGTGATGATCAGTATCGAACTGTGTATCAGAAGAGACTAACTGATGAAGCTAAGATTTTAAAAAACCTTAATCACCCAAACATTATAG GGTATCGTGCTTTTACTGAAGCCAGTGATGGTAGTCTGTGCCTTGCTATGGAGTATGGAGGTGAAAAGTCTCTGAATGACCTAATAGAAGAGAGGAACAAAGACAGTGGAAGTCCTTTTCCTGCAGCTGTAATTCTCAGAGTTGCTTTGCACATGGCGAGAGGGCTAAAG TATCTGCATCAAGAAAAGAAGCTACTTCATGGAGACATAAAGTCTTCAAATGTTGTAATTAAAGGTGATTTTGAAACAATTAAAATCTGTGATGTAGGAGTTTCTCTGCCACTGGATGAAAATATGACTG TGACTGATCCTGAGGCCTGTTATATTGGTACTGAGCCATGGAAACCCAAGGAAGCGTTGGAGGAAAATGGCATTATTACTGACAAGGCAGATATGTTTGCTTTTGGCCTTACTCTGTGGGAAATGATGACTTTATGTATTCCACACATCAATCTtccagatgatgatgatgaag ATGCAACCTTTGATGAGAGTGACTTTGATGATGAAGCATACTATGCAGCTCTGGGGACAAGGCCATCCATCAACATGGAAGAACTGGATGAATCCTACCAGAAGGTCATTGAACTCTTCTGTGTGTGTACTAATGAGGATCCTAAAGATCGGCCATCTGCTGCACACATTGTTGAAGCTTTGGAACTAGATGGTCAATGTTGTGGTGGTCTAAGCTCAAAGCATAGCTTGTATGGGAACTGTTAA